From one Synergistota bacterium genomic stretch:
- a CDS encoding ABC transporter permease, whose protein sequence is MMIITTMLTATSVVREKEVGTIEQLAVTPIKRYQIILGKMIPAVILGIMDVILVSLVAIYLFKVPFRGPYSLLFLSSLAFLLSTLGMGLFISTISDTQGQAMMTVSFVVVMPSIYLSGFIFPIDSMPKAFQYITYAVPLRYFFDIIRGIFLKGAGFDILWKDIILLLIIGSLILTFSTLRFKKRW, encoded by the coding sequence TTGATGATTATAACTACGATGCTGACGGCTACATCGGTGGTTCGTGAGAAAGAGGTGGGAACTATAGAACAGCTTGCCGTGACTCCAATTAAAAGATATCAGATAATTCTTGGGAAAATGATACCAGCTGTTATTTTGGGAATTATGGATGTTATTCTGGTTTCCCTGGTAGCTATATATCTTTTTAAAGTTCCTTTCAGAGGGCCTTATTCCCTTCTTTTTCTGTCATCCTTGGCCTTTCTGCTCAGCACTTTGGGCATGGGGTTGTTTATTTCCACGATTTCGGATACCCAGGGGCAAGCCATGATGACGGTTTCCTTCGTTGTTGTTATGCCCTCGATATATCTATCCGGGTTTATCTTTCCGATTGATAGTATGCCTAAGGCTTTCCAGTATATTACCTATGCCGTTCCACTGAGATATTTCTTCGACATAATCAGAGGAATATTCCTTAAAGGGGCAGGCTTTGATATTTTATGGAAGGATATTATACTGCTTCTTATTATTGGAAGTCTTATACTTACTTTTTCGACTTTGAGGTTTAAGAAGAGATGGTAA
- a CDS encoding TetR/AcrR family transcriptional regulator, whose translation MRERIIKGAKELFQVYGFRKVSMDEISKKLGISKRTIYRYFPSKERLIEEVIDAMMEPAVRKVLSSLEETKTLPRFFSLWLREISKVVSELTPPMLDDLRSMPDLWEKIEEKRCRVIRRIVSFMKEGQERGEIRSDISFEFMGRFLFHLIVQFVNPNAIAEFEVTPPDMLKNVLSIFMEGVLTEEGRKGFREG comes from the coding sequence GCGAAAGAGCTGTTTCAGGTTTATGGCTTCAGGAAAGTATCTATGGACGAGATCTCGAAAAAGCTTGGGATAAGCAAAAGAACGATATATAGGTATTTCCCATCCAAAGAGAGGTTGATAGAGGAAGTCATCGACGCGATGATGGAACCGGCGGTGAGAAAAGTGCTTTCCTCACTTGAGGAGACTAAGACTCTTCCCAGGTTTTTTTCTCTTTGGCTTCGAGAAATCTCAAAGGTGGTTTCAGAGCTTACCCCTCCAATGCTTGATGATCTGAGAAGTATGCCTGATCTCTGGGAAAAGATAGAGGAGAAAAGATGCAGAGTTATAAGAAGAATCGTCTCTTTCATGAAAGAAGGGCAGGAAAGAGGGGAGATAAGGAGCGATATCAGCTTTGAGTTTATGGGAAGATTTTTATTTCACTTGATAGTACAATTTGTGAATCCTAATGCTATAGCTGAGTTTGAAGTTACTCCCCCTGATATGCTTAAGAATGTGCTTTCTATATTTATGGAGGGTGTATTAACCGAGGAGGGAAGGAAAGGCTTCCGTGAAGGTTAA
- a CDS encoding biotin/lipoyl-binding protein, whose amino-acid sequence MKVKRARKFVSLIVLVVVISASLYFYLGRFGRGEEKSFIKVSGTVDADIIYVASLVPGKVSKIAVDEGERVKAGTPLAFIDDEDYRLTLRKLKTTLAGAEARYRMIRKGAREEDIARVREKLRQAKLSLDNAKKNCERAKRLYEAKVFPRKKYDDAYFAYKRALAGYRAVFLSCRSFRAAFW is encoded by the coding sequence GTGAAGGTTAAGAGAGCGAGAAAGTTCGTATCGCTCATTGTACTGGTAGTAGTTATATCTGCCTCTTTATATTTCTATCTGGGGAGATTTGGGAGAGGGGAAGAGAAGAGCTTTATAAAAGTTTCAGGAACCGTCGATGCAGATATTATCTATGTTGCTTCTCTCGTACCAGGAAAGGTTTCCAAAATAGCGGTCGATGAGGGGGAGAGAGTGAAGGCAGGAACCCCGCTGGCTTTTATAGACGACGAAGATTATAGATTAACGTTAAGGAAGCTTAAAACTACCCTTGCGGGCGCTGAGGCGAGATATCGCATGATAAGGAAGGGAGCTCGTGAAGAAGATATAGCCCGCGTGAGGGAAAAGCTTCGCCAGGCCAAGCTTTCCCTTGATAATGCTAAGAAGAACTGCGAGAGGGCTAAGAGACTTTATGAAGCCAAAGTTTTTCCGAGAAAGAAATACGATGATGCCTATTTTGCCTATAAAAGAGCCCTTGCAGGATATAGAGCGGTTTTTCTCTCTTGCCGATCTTTCCGTGCAGCGTTTTGGTAA